A window of the Bdellovibrio sp. ZAP7 genome harbors these coding sequences:
- a CDS encoding aldo/keto reductase: MKKRQLGKSGLEVSAIGFGCMGLSFGYANKLSHSDAVKVVQATAEQGVTFFDTAEVYGPYTNEEVVGEALKPIRDKVVIATKFGFKTGAWTELDSRPEHIREVCEASLKRLKTDYIDLFYQHRVDPSVPMEDVAGTVKDLIKEGKVKHFGLSEAGVANIRKAHAVQPVTALQSEYSLWWREPEDQIIPTLEELGIGFVPFSPLGKGFLTGKINADTKFGEGDFRNIVPRFSEENLKANQAFVDLLTSIAKEKNATTGQIALAWILAQKPWIVPIPGTTKVERMKENSLAADIQLSASELQRIEQGASHLKAQGARYPEHLQKRIDR, encoded by the coding sequence ATGAAAAAACGTCAATTAGGAAAAAGCGGATTAGAAGTATCAGCCATTGGTTTTGGCTGTATGGGTTTAAGTTTTGGCTATGCAAATAAGCTAAGCCACAGTGACGCCGTTAAGGTTGTGCAAGCAACTGCCGAGCAAGGCGTTACATTCTTTGATACAGCGGAAGTTTATGGCCCTTATACAAACGAAGAAGTCGTGGGTGAGGCCTTAAAGCCGATTCGCGATAAAGTCGTGATTGCGACTAAGTTCGGTTTTAAAACGGGTGCCTGGACAGAACTTGATAGTCGTCCTGAGCATATTCGCGAAGTCTGTGAAGCATCACTGAAACGCCTAAAAACCGATTACATCGATTTATTTTATCAGCACAGAGTTGACCCCAGCGTTCCTATGGAAGATGTCGCAGGCACAGTTAAAGACCTTATCAAAGAAGGTAAAGTAAAACACTTTGGCTTGTCTGAAGCTGGCGTCGCGAATATTCGTAAAGCCCACGCAGTTCAACCCGTGACAGCTTTGCAAAGTGAATATTCTTTGTGGTGGAGAGAACCTGAAGATCAAATCATCCCGACTCTTGAAGAACTGGGAATTGGTTTCGTTCCTTTCAGTCCTTTGGGCAAAGGTTTTCTAACAGGCAAGATCAATGCCGATACAAAATTCGGTGAAGGGGATTTTAGAAATATTGTTCCTCGCTTTAGCGAAGAAAATCTTAAAGCCAATCAAGCCTTTGTGGATCTGCTAACTTCGATTGCGAAAGAAAAGAATGCAACGACAGGACAGATTGCTTTAGCATGGATCTTAGCGCAAAAACCTTGGATTGTTCCTATTCCTGGCACAACCAAAGTGGAACGCATGAAGGAAAACTCTTTAGCGGCCGATATTCAGTTGTCGGCAAGTGAACTCCAAAGAATTGAACAGGGAGCTTCGCACTTAAAAGCTCAAGGCGCACGATATCCGGAGCATTTACAAAAACGTATCGACCGCTAG